The following proteins come from a genomic window of Daphnia carinata strain CSIRO-1 chromosome 6, CSIRO_AGI_Dcar_HiC_V3, whole genome shotgun sequence:
- the LOC130689924 gene encoding uncharacterized protein LOC130689924 — protein sequence MRFSISVIALLCLVGCVRSNSLANLKRDTGAELPTISIVGGTAAAAAEFPYMAVLRLSTYLCGGTLIGSKYILTAAHCLSGFAATAVSGFKVYVNTLSVNGGGTGSVTSGVTKFIIHEKYNPNTNDNDVAMLILNTTITTIPFISLPTDSAATNVTTTTKPTTTMPTTTKPTTTKTTTTTKPTTTTKPTTTTKPTTTTKPTTTTKPTTTTKPTTTTKPTTTTKPTTTTKPTTTTKPTTTTKPASTTKPATTTRPTTTTKAPQGRAFSTYENATAVIVGWGTTSSGGSISTVLLKANVTVLVNSICSSQYGTGFIGADMLCAAAPGKDTCQGDSGGPIIVNGVQIGITSFGNGCALPNYAGVYTRVSTYVDWIANTRANNP from the exons ATGCGTTTCTCCATTTCG GTTATTGCCTTGCTCTGCCTCGTTGGCTGTGTTCGTTCAAATTCCTTGGCCAATTTGAAACGTGATACAG GTGCTGAACTACCCACCATTTCTATCGTTGGTGGAACGGCAGCTGCTGCCGCGGAATTTCCTTACATG GCTGTTTTGCGCTTAAGTACCTATTTGTGCGGTGGCACCTTAATTGGATCTAAGTACATTTTGACTGCTGCCCACTGCCTCTCCGG TTTTGCTGCCACAGCTGTTTCCGGATTCAAAGTTTACGTTAACACCTTGTCGGTGAATGGCGGCGGAACTGGCTCTGTTACGAGCGGAGTCACGAAATTCATCATCCATGAAAAATATAACCCTAACACTAAC GATAACGATGTGGCTATGCTGATTTTGAACACCACCATTACAACCATCCCTTTTATTTCACTTCCCACCGACTCAGCCGCAACGAATGTAACGACTACAACGAAACCCACGACTACGATGCCCACAACAACGAAGCCCACAACAACGAAAACCACGACTACAACGAAACCCACGACTACAACGAAACCCACGACTACAACGAAACCCACGACTACAACGAAACCcaccacaacaacaaagcccaccacaacaacaaagcccaccacaacaacaaagcccaccacaacaacaaagcCCACCACAACAACGAAACCTACCACAACAACGAAACCTACCACAACAACGAAACCCGCTTCAACAACGAAACCCGCTACAACAACGAGACCCACCACAACAACCAAAGCGCCACAAGGACGAGCTTTTAGTACTTATGAGAATGCGACGGCCGTCATCGTTGGATGGGGGACAACATCTTCTG GTGGCAGCATTTCGACTGTGTTGCTGAAAGCCAACGTCACCGTTTTGGTCAACTCCATTTGTTCCAGTCAATATGGTACTGGATTTATTGGGGCTGACATGTTGTGTGCCGCCGCCCCGGGCAAAGACACCTGCCAG GGTGACAGTGGTGGTCCAATTATCGTCAACGGAGTTCAAATAGGCATCACCTCCTTTGGCAACGGCTGCGCTCTTCCTAATTACGCCGGAGTGTACACCAGAGTTTCTACCTACGTTGATTGGATAGCGAATACGCGAGCCAACAATCCGTAA
- the LOC130689925 gene encoding uncharacterized protein LOC130689925, which translates to MNELAEVAREAFLLPIQIINDRSFFEEGFQCQWATKVDSAVSDLKNRLPNCSFPSKDELIEKGKDVLQLLILCGEHNVCAEWNTQKLVENVKDLLELLLFKLDAGNICDILCCKGVAHTVLQQLKPKLGKNQIKAYPAAVNCFLWVITNTKLPAIDESVDFAIPVSLVLFDDWEPTYQQKGLDCISHILNQNPKSLQKRGWLEVIFSSLKKNTQFSDRLNLYKCLDICLKLQTLDLEGPSHWNRDEEYDSLVNDLLQSTLVQDSPSAATCNLKILVILFHSMKIKMAKFLPSVIAVLDNYLAVGVTLDIHVLTVELMELTIEYCWVCLEPQFTSHLSWLLFKLASEKLADEETRQRISKCADLVENISPSPLPILSFRP; encoded by the exons ATGAACGAATTAGCCGAAGTTGCTAGAGAAGCTTTCCTTTTGCCCATACAGATAATCAATGACCGGAGTTTCTTTGAGGAAGGTTTCCAGTGTCAATGGGCTACCAAAGTAGACTCTGCAGTATCAGATTTGAAGAATAGGTTACCAAATTGTTCGTTTCCATCTAAAGACGAATTAatagaaaaaggcaaagatgTATTGCAGTTACTCATACTGTGTGGTGAACACAACGTTTGTGCTGAATGGAATACCCAGAAACTAGTGGAGAACGTAAAGGATCTTCTCGAACTTTTGCTATTCAAACTTGATGCTGGAAACATTTGTGACATACTTTGTTGTAAAGGGGTTGCTCATACAGTTCTGCAACAACTTAAGCCAAAATTAggcaaaaatcaaataaaagcaTATCCTGCTGCAGTAAATTGTTTCCTCTGGGTTATCACCAACACTAAG TTACCTGCCATTGACGAATCTGTAGACTTTGCCATACCTGTTTCCTTGGTATTATTTGATGATTGGGAACCAACCTACCAGCAGAAAGGTCTTGACTGCATATCTCATATACTAAAC CAAAATCCTAAATCTCTGCAAAAACGAGGATGGCTTGAAGTCATCTTTAGCAGCTTGAAGAAAAATACTCAATTTAGTGATAGACTGAATTTGTACAAATGCCTTGACATTTGCCTGAAACTTCAGACATTGGATTTGGAAGGCCCATCACACTGGAACAGG GATGAGGAATATGATAGTCTTGTGAATGATTTGTTGCAATCAACTCTAGTCCAAGACTCACCATCTGCAGCAACATGCAACCTAAAGATTCTGGTTATTCTTTTCCATtcaatgaaaatcaaaatggcaAAATTTCTTCCTTCAGTGATTGCTGTGTTGGACAACTATCTTGCAGTTGGTGTTACTCTCGATATTCACGTTTTGACGGTTGAG TTGATGGAACTAACCATTGAATATTGCTGGGTATGTCTGGAACCACAGTTTACTAGCCATTTGTCTTGGCTCTTATTCAAGCTTGCAAGCGAAAAGTTGGCTGATGAAGAAACACGACAAAGAATATCTAAATGTGCTGATTTAGTTGAAAATATTTCCCCTTCGCCGTTACCCATTCTTTCGTTCCGGCCGTAA
- the LOC130689928 gene encoding kallikrein 1-related peptidase b3-like, translating to MRFILWAVGLFCLIGLVSSRNAEYNKENRQPNISIIGGIPALRGEFPGLGALRFSGGSLRCGGTLIGPSHVLTAGHCISIFTSDEISTFNMIFNTLTYSGGNGAIVRNVKKGVIHEDYDSPEFNDIAILVLTSPITTIPFTKLPTDPAASTTKPPTTKPKTTTKPKTTTKPKTTTKPKTTTKPKTTTKPKTTTSTRRPTTKPPCSCTCRPAAVNRRVRERAEDFESRAFSTYENASAVIAGWGEMSDGNLSDVLLKANVTILDNAVVADQYGDSFYPATMLGAAAPGFDTCQGDSGGPIYVSGVQVGITSWGAGCALPEYAGIYTRVSNYVDWIAKTMANNPA from the exons ATGCGTTTCATCTTATgg GCTGTAGGCTTGTTTTGCCTTATCGGTTTAGTGTCGTCGAGAAATGCAGAGTATAACAAAG AAAATAGACAACCAAACATCTCCATCATCGGTGGTATTCCTGCGCTTCGTGGTGAATTTCCAGGATTG GGCGCTCTGCGTTTTAGTGGTGGTTCCCTTCGTTGCGGTGGAACTTTAATTGGGCCGTCCCACGTCTTGACGGCTGGCCATTGTATATCAAT ATTCACCTCGGACGAAATCAGCACGTTCAACATGATCTTCAACACGTTGACGTATAGTGGCGGAAATGGCGCCATCGTTAGAAATGTAAAGAAAGGCGTCATCCACGAAGATTACGACAGCCCTGAG TTCAATGACATCGCCATCCTTGTTTTAACTTCACCCATCACAACCATTCCTTTCACTAAACTTCCGACGGATCCAGCAGCTTCAACCACAAAACCACCAACAACCaaaccgaaaacaacaaccaaaccgaaaacaacaaccaaaccgaaaacaacaaccaaaccgaaaacaacaaccaaaccgaaaacaacaaccaaaccaAAGACCACAACATCAACTCGAAGACCAACCACAAAACCACCGTGTTCGTGTACGTGTCGACCAGCAGCCGTGAACCGAAGGGTTCGGGAAAGAGCCGAAGACTTTGAATCGAGAGCGTTCAGTACGTACGAGAATGCATCGGCCGTCATTGCTGGATGGGGCGAAATGTCCGATG gcaACCTTTCGGACGTTTTATTGAAAGCCAACGTCACGATTCTAGACAATGCAGTGGTCGCTGATCAATACGGTGATTCGTTTTATCCCGCAACGATGCTAGGTGCCGCCGCTCCGGGTTTCGATACCTGCCAG GGTGACAGTGGTGGTCCTATTTACGTCAGCGGTGTTCAAGTTGGTATTACCAGCTGGGGCGCCGGCTGTGCTCTTCCTGAGTATGCTGGAATCTACACGCGAGTCTCGAACTATGTTGATTGGATCGCAAAAACCATGGCCAACAACCCAGCTTAG
- the LOC130689930 gene encoding trypsin alpha-4-like encodes MRFTLWAVGLFCLVGLVSARSAEPNEENRQPSISVVGGTPAALGEFPSLGAMRHSSGSLRCGGTLIAPSHVLTAAHCLFGLSATSISTLSMMFNSTTVSGGTGSISRAVKKAIIHPSYTDVTKGFDVAVMVLTSPVTTLAFGKLPTDSAVSTQSPTTTTKTTTTTKPVTTTKTTTTTKPMTTTKPTTTKPSCSCTCSPATVKQRVQERAENVESRAFSTYANAAAVVAGWGTTSSSGSLSSVLLKANVTVLDNSVVAAQYGSSFIPTAMLGAAAPGKDTCQGDSGGPLYVSGVQVGITSWGSGCADPNFAGIYTRVTTYVDWIAQTVASNPA; translated from the exons ATGCGTTTCACCTTATGG GCCGTAGGCTTGTTTTGCCTTGTTGGTTTGGTGTCAGCAAGATCTGCAGAGCCTAACGAAG agAATCGCCAGCCCAGCATCTCTGTCGTCGGTGGAACTCCAGCGGCTCTTGGCGAATTCCCATCATTG GGTGCTATGCGGCATAGCAGTGGCTCCCTTCGTTGTGGTGGAACTCTGATTGCACCTTCCCACGTCTTGACGGCTGCACATTGTCTGTTCGG GCTGAGTGCGACAAGCATTAGCACATTAAGCATGATGTTCAACTCGACGACGGTGAGCGGCGGCACCGGCTCTATCTCTAGAGCCGTGAAGAAAGCCATCATTCATCCAAGTTACACCGACGTAACCAAA GGATTCGACGTTGCCGTGATGGTATTGACTTCGCCTGTCACAACCCTTGCCTTCGGTAAGCTTCCGACGGATTCAGCCGTAAGCACACAGTCACCAACGACAACCACAAAAACAACGACGACCACGAAACCAGTGACAACCACAAAAACAACGACGACCACGAAACCAATGACAACCACGAAACCAACGACCACAAAACCATCATGTTCGTGTACCTGTTCACCGGCAACGGTGAAACAAAGGGTCCAGGAAAGAGCCGAAAACGTTGAATCGAGAGCTTTTAGTACGTACGCGAACGCAGCGGCCGTCGTTGCTGGATGGGGGACAACGTCTTCAA GTGGCAGTCTTTCATCCGTTTTATTGAAAGCCAACGTCACGGTTCTAGACAATTCAGTTGTCGCTGCGCAATACGGATCTTCATTCATCCCCACGGCGATGCTGGGTGCCGCCGCCCCGGGTAAAGACACCTGCCAG GGTGACAGCGGCGGTCCTCTTTACGTCAGCGGTGTTCAAGTTGGCATTACCAGCTGGGGCAGCGGCTGTGCTGATCCTAATTTTGCTGGCATCTACACACGAGTCACGACGTATGTGGATTGGATCGCACAAACGGTGGCCAGCAACCCGGCCTAG
- the LOC130689926 gene encoding trypsin Blo t 3-like isoform X2: MRLAVGVFLWVVASVCSHPAREGLVDDSKIVNGVPAAAGEFPSITVLLLNGYLCGGTLIAPSYVLTAAHCLADHAQSESSLFTVYLNTLSINGGGTGSLTRKVTKFIVHEAYNANTQDNDIALLVLDSPVTTITPVTLPTDSSVTTTTKPTTTPPPTSTTKPASTTTTKPVTTTTTKPSTTTTKPTTTTKPSTTTTTKPTTTTTTKPTTTKSTTTVKTTTTKPTCSCTCPPPTTPAVRAFSTYSNSPAVIAGWGTTSSGGSVSQVLLKADVTVLDNSVCTSQYGTGFIAADMLCASAPGTDTCQGDSGGPLYVSGVQVGITSFGYGCADPSYAGVYTRVTTYLGWIATTKANNPPATVG, translated from the exons ATGCGTTTAGCTGTTGGG GTGTTCCTTTGGGTCGTCGCGTCTGTCTGTTCTCATCCTGCTCGTGAAG GGCTAGTGGATGATAGCAAAATCGTCAACGGAGTCCCGGCAGCTGCTGGAGAATTCCCATCTATC ACGGTTTTACTTTTAAATGGCTACTTGTGCGGTGGTACCTTGATTGCTCCATCTTATGTCCTGACGGCTGCTCATTGCTTGGCAGA tCACGCCCAATCAGAGTCGAGCCTTTTCACTGTGTATCTAAACACGTTGTCAATTAACGGTGGCGGAACAGGATCTCTGACTAGAAAAGTGACTAAATTCATCGTCCATGAAGCCTACAACGCCAATACTCAG GATAACGACATTGCTTTGTTGGTCCTGGACTCACCGGTGACGACAATCACGCCCGTTACCCTTCCGACCGATTCATCGGTGACAACCACTACGAAACCTACCACTACCCCACCACCCACTTCAACTACCAAACCAGCATCGACCACAACAACCAAACCAGTAACGACTACAACAACTAAGCCTTCGACGACGACAACgaagccaacaacaacaaccaaaccaTCGACAACTACAACTACTAAACCGACCACAACAACGACCACAAAACCAACCACCACCAAATCTACCACAACGGTGAAAACAACGACAACCAAACCGACGTGTTCGTGCACTTGCCCGCCACCGACTACCCCCGCGGTAAGAGCTTTCAGCACCTACTCCAACAGCCCGGCCGTCATCGCTGGATGGGGAACCACATCTTCAG GGGGAAGCGTTTCGCAAGTGTTGTTGAAAGCTGACGTCACTGTTTTGGACAATAGCGTCTGCACCAGTCAATACGGCACTGGATTTATTGCTGCTGACATGTTGTGTGCCTCTGCTCCTGGTACGGATACCTGTCag GGTGACAGTGGTGGCCCTCTTTACGTCAGCGGAGTTCAAGTGGGTATTACATCCTTTGGCTATGGTTGTGCTGATCCCAGCTATGCCGGTGTATACACTCGTGTTACCACTTATCTCGGTTGGATTGCAACTACCAAGGCTAACAATCCTCCTGCAACAGTTGGTTAA
- the LOC130689532 gene encoding uncharacterized protein LOC130689532 — MLNIVQHRPGMIPCLPTHPNVTISLVYETSTINDPEFEMKNIKIPIPNSRWSFDPEDGLRLNNSTLSDNGEYTCVASKGNVTRRKLFALNVMGIELKRLGDPSDPREGENVTLVCRYVSPIYSSLDWFYRNSSAGKMQIIDTKKHTKGSRKKKCFDARKSFAFKST; from the exons ATGTTAAATATTGTACAACATCGCCCTGGAATGATTCCTTGCCTGCCTACCCACCCGAATGTCACTATTTCACTTGTATACGAAACCAGCACAATCAACGACCCTGAATTCGAAATGAAGAATATAAAA ATCCCAATACCCAATTCCAGATGGTCGTTCGATCCGGAAGATGGACTCAGGCTAAATAATTCAACGCTAAGCGACAACGGAGAGTATACCTGTGTGGCATCAAAGGGCAATGTCACGCGAAGGAAGCTGTTTGCATTAAACGTCATGG GAATAGAGCTGAAAAGGTTGGGCGATCCTAGTGATCCACGTGAAGGCGAAAACGTCACATTAGTTTGTCGTTACGTAAGCCCGATCTACTCTTCGCTGGATTGGTTCTATCGAAACAGTAGTGCtgggaaaatgcaaattatagatacaaaaaaacacacaaaaggtagtaggaaaaaaaaatgttttgatgcACGAAAAAGTTTTGCATTTAAAAGTACGTAA
- the LOC130689931 gene encoding trypsin-like: protein MRPTAQIVLLVCFLGCVYSESVSGGGLNNRTEEIDQIVGGTQAAAGEFPYMAILRINGVFFCGGTLIAPSFILTAAHCLVNVPASSTGSLQVTVNTLAANGGAGAEVRAVRKFVVHPSYNSVSKQNDIAMMALNAPVNNVTPVPLPFFSDAGTSYERQNTVIAGWGTTSSGGGVSSTLLKATVSVLGNSVCRRQYGRTLFGLFVLSSAFYPSEMMCAAAAGKDTCQGDSGGPLLYAGFQVGITSFGRGCADPKYAGVYTRVTNYLGWIADTQRKI from the exons ATGCGTCCGACAGctcag ATAGTTTTGCTGGTCTGTTTTCTCGGATGCGTTTATTCGGAGTCCGTTTCCGGAGGGGGCCTCAACAATC gGACGGAAGAGATTGATCAGATCGTTGGTGGGACCCAAGCTGCTGCTGGGGAATTTCCGTATATG GCAATTTTGCGCATCAACGGCGTTTTCTTTTGCGGTGGGACTTTGATTGCGCCTTCGTTTATTTTGACGGCTGCACATTGTCTAGTAAA TGTACCTGCTTCATCTACGGGCTCGTTGCAAGTAACTGTAAATACATTGGCCGCGAACGGCGGGGCCGGTGCTGAGGTCAGGGCTGTCAGGAAGTTCGTTGTGCATCCCTCTTACAATTCCGTATCAAAG CAAAACGACATTGCCATGATGGCTTTGAATGCTCCTGTTAACAACGTCACGCCTGTCCCGCTACCGTTTTTCTCAGACGCAGGCACTTCGTATGAGCGCCAGAATACGGTTATTGCCGGATGGGGTACGACATCCTCTG GTGGAGGTGTGTCCAGCACGTTGCTCAAAGCAACGGTTAGCGTTCTCGGGAACAGTGTGTGCCGTAGACAGTATGGAAGGACTTTATTTGGATTGTTCGTTTTATCGAGTGCGTTCTACCCTAGTGAGATGATGTGTGCAGCTGCTGCTGGGAAGGACACTTGTCAG GGTGATAGTGGCGGTCCATTGCTATATGCCGGATTTCAAGTAGGTATTACCAGTTTTGGCAGGGGCTGTGCAGATCCGAAGTACGCTGGCGTATATACTCGCGTCACCAATTATCTTGGTTGGATTGCAGACACTCAAAGGAAGATATAG
- the LOC130689929 gene encoding AH receptor-interacting protein-like, with translation MSNPPIQKKIIHAGNHVAEFPPDTKVRFHFITQAITKNSDGEIVLGDVIDDSRTYSQPIEILIGKKFKLEVWETIVQTMAVNEVAEFHVEKNLCLAYPLVAKTLRDAYSKDKSKAHEHTPSSHCCGAMALANGPKLGYDDLNQLMEKPTDMLFRIELLGVDLPQSYKKETWQMDEIERLNALPRLKQEGNELYQNKKNAEASSIYAQAIGIIEQLQLKEKPGEEEWKNLADMKIPFLLNYSQCQLLLGNYYEVIEQCSQVLVHQPDNVKALFRRGMAHLNAWNPKEAKSDFEKAAIIDPSLSKTVQQQLNKLEEMIKEKNKSDKAWLSQAFGKTSS, from the exons ATGAGTAATCCACccatacaaaagaaaattatacaCGCTGGTAATCACGTCGCCGAATTCCCACCCGATACCAAA GTGCGGTTTCACTTCATCACCCAAGCTATTACCAAAAATTCAGATGGAGAAATCGTACTGGGAGATGTTATCGATGACAGTCGTACCTATTCTCAGCCCATCGAAATTTTGATtggcaaaaaatttaaactcgAAGTCTGGGAAACGATAGTACAGACTATGGCTGTCAATGAAGTGGCAGAGTTTCATGTTGAAAAGAAT CTTTGCTTGGCCTACCCTCTGGTTGCCAAAACACTCCGAGATGCCTACTCCAAAGACAAGTCCAAGGCCCACGAACACACACCTTCTTCCCACTGTTGCGGGGCCATGGCTTTAGCAAATGGTCCCAAACTGGGATATGATGACCTAAACCAACTCATGGAAAAACCCACTGATATGCTCTTCAGAATAG AGCTGCTTGGTGTTGATTTACCACAATCGTATAAGAAGGAGACGTGGCAAATGGACGAGATAGAACGACTGAACGCATTACCCAGACTAAAGCAAGAGGGTAACGAATtgtatcaaaataaaaagaatgcCGAAGCATCCTCGATTTATGCACAAGCCATAGGAATAATCGAACAACTGCAACTCAA AGAAAAACCAGGCgaagaagaatggaaaaacTTGGCAGACATGAAAATACCTTTTCTACTTAACTACTCTCAATGCCAATTGTTGTTGGGAAATTACTATGAAGTTATTGAACAATGTTCCCAAGTTTTAGTTCACCAACCAG ATAACGTGAAGGCATTGTTTAGGAGGGGCATGGCACACTTAAATGCCTGGAATCCCAAAGAAGCTAAAAGTGATTTTGAA AAAGCTGCTATCATTGACCCCTCATTGTCGAAAACAGTTCAGCAACAACTCAACAAACTAGAAGAGAtgatcaaagagaaaaataagtCAGATAAAGCATGGTTAAGTCAAGCATTTGGGAAAACATCATCCTAG
- the LOC130689926 gene encoding trypsin Blo t 3-like isoform X1, which translates to MRLAVGVFLWVVASVCSHPAREVGLVDDSKIVNGVPAAAGEFPSITVLLLNGYLCGGTLIAPSYVLTAAHCLADHAQSESSLFTVYLNTLSINGGGTGSLTRKVTKFIVHEAYNANTQDNDIALLVLDSPVTTITPVTLPTDSSVTTTTKPTTTPPPTSTTKPASTTTTKPVTTTTTKPSTTTTKPTTTTKPSTTTTTKPTTTTTTKPTTTKSTTTVKTTTTKPTCSCTCPPPTTPAVRAFSTYSNSPAVIAGWGTTSSGGSVSQVLLKADVTVLDNSVCTSQYGTGFIAADMLCASAPGTDTCQGDSGGPLYVSGVQVGITSFGYGCADPSYAGVYTRVTTYLGWIATTKANNPPATVG; encoded by the exons ATGCGTTTAGCTGTTGGG GTGTTCCTTTGGGTCGTCGCGTCTGTCTGTTCTCATCCTGCTCGTGAAG TAGGGCTAGTGGATGATAGCAAAATCGTCAACGGAGTCCCGGCAGCTGCTGGAGAATTCCCATCTATC ACGGTTTTACTTTTAAATGGCTACTTGTGCGGTGGTACCTTGATTGCTCCATCTTATGTCCTGACGGCTGCTCATTGCTTGGCAGA tCACGCCCAATCAGAGTCGAGCCTTTTCACTGTGTATCTAAACACGTTGTCAATTAACGGTGGCGGAACAGGATCTCTGACTAGAAAAGTGACTAAATTCATCGTCCATGAAGCCTACAACGCCAATACTCAG GATAACGACATTGCTTTGTTGGTCCTGGACTCACCGGTGACGACAATCACGCCCGTTACCCTTCCGACCGATTCATCGGTGACAACCACTACGAAACCTACCACTACCCCACCACCCACTTCAACTACCAAACCAGCATCGACCACAACAACCAAACCAGTAACGACTACAACAACTAAGCCTTCGACGACGACAACgaagccaacaacaacaaccaaaccaTCGACAACTACAACTACTAAACCGACCACAACAACGACCACAAAACCAACCACCACCAAATCTACCACAACGGTGAAAACAACGACAACCAAACCGACGTGTTCGTGCACTTGCCCGCCACCGACTACCCCCGCGGTAAGAGCTTTCAGCACCTACTCCAACAGCCCGGCCGTCATCGCTGGATGGGGAACCACATCTTCAG GGGGAAGCGTTTCGCAAGTGTTGTTGAAAGCTGACGTCACTGTTTTGGACAATAGCGTCTGCACCAGTCAATACGGCACTGGATTTATTGCTGCTGACATGTTGTGTGCCTCTGCTCCTGGTACGGATACCTGTCag GGTGACAGTGGTGGCCCTCTTTACGTCAGCGGAGTTCAAGTGGGTATTACATCCTTTGGCTATGGTTGTGCTGATCCCAGCTATGCCGGTGTATACACTCGTGTTACCACTTATCTCGGTTGGATTGCAACTACCAAGGCTAACAATCCTCCTGCAACAGTTGGTTAA